Genomic window (Bombus vancouverensis nearcticus chromosome 2, iyBomVanc1_principal, whole genome shotgun sequence):
ATTTATCTTATTTTGTATGTGTAATAGATCATTAGGAAGCTGTTTAATACAAGAAtcatatttcttattttcttttttatgctGATTATATAATTCAGAAATTAGTTGTTTCTTCAAAGTTATATCTagcaaaaaaaattaatatgctgatatacatatacatatacaggtgTAAAAACGCAAACCAAAAGATTAAATTACCTTGAGAAACATTGATAGCTGATTGTGTAtctttcataattttataaaaataataagtttgTTGAATCATGACAGGACGTTCGATTTCTACATATATTTGTAACTTTTGTGTAAGAGAACGtaacttaattaaaaaatgtgtaaaatattcaatgatttccttttctatattatctatGACATCTTTTCTACTTAATTTAATGGTATAATTGTGGTATTCCTATGAAATGTTGTTATTTGTTTTCAACAAATTATAATATggcattaaaataaaattataatgttaaataaaataaaattaaaatattataatatgttgttattttttttaagtaaaagaTTGGGCCAATGAAATGTATTACCTTTTGAAGTCCACAAGAATCTAAATTATTTGCTATTTcacttaataaatttttattattaactgtGTTAGAAATATCGTCAAATTCTATTTCATTTGAATTAGTCATATCTTGCTTTACATTGAATGCAACTACACTGTCTTCAActacatatacaaaatatttacatatatatacgtatgtataattatacataatatattatatattacatatgtattgcatatattatatattatataaatatatatataatattattatgatattatataaatcatataatattgatttcacgtataatatagaaaatgtgTGATGTGTGgctcatatatatataagtatataatgcactatatattattatgtatgtTTTAAATAACAGCATTACTTGTATTTTTTGAATCCACTTCAGAGTCACAAGAGAGTTTTTCacaaatcatatattttaaattttgatcAAAGAAGGTTTCtagtttatcattttctatataATGCTTTAGATCTCCAATTTGTTGTAAGAGATTTTGACTTTCTATTTTATAACTTTGAAATCTTGCTATAATGATGTTTATATTATACAGTATATTATTTGCTTCTTCACCAATATCCAAGCTACATTTTGAACAATTACAAATTTCTTCACAAACGCCATTAAGCTCTTCcaaattatttaggacatatttTAACTTATTGAAAAAATCACTAATTTCTTGTTTTATAGAAACCAATTCCTCTTTATGTTGAgcaattttaatatctttatcCTGAATTTCAGTTTTTAAAACTTCTAACATATTCTTTGTCTCCATCTAACGTAATTGACATTATAATTATTCATAATCGTgtaaatgtatataattatgTGTGAATAAAgcgtttaataaatataataaaaatagtgTACTTGTTCATTATATGAAATAGACAGTTCTTTGATCACTTTTAACAGTTGATTTAGCTTTTCTTCTTGATTTGTTAATATACAATTCTGTtcataattttgttttttaagtTCGTCTCTTTCTTCTAAGACATTCTTTAATTGATCTagtgttatattatatttttctgctTTTTCTACTAGTTGTTCCATTTCTTGTATCTTTTTCTGCAATACagtaagaatatataattttttatttgaaaattaatccTTGATATTAGATATGTGTGATAACTAACTAAGAGTAACTCTTTTTCTAATCGTAATGTTGTTGTTTCTTTGACATACAACTGaagtttttcaatttcttcagAATATAAATAACAACTTTCACATTTCTCATTTAAATCTTGTTTGAGTTGTtccattaaatatttataactatagagctagaaaaagaaaaggagatagaattttcaaagtggaataatataaagataatatataaaataatatataaacatattacCTTCTTTTTCAGATCCTCTACTTCGCAATTACGTTCATGAtccaatttatataatttttcatgTAACATCTGCATAATTATTATCAAGTATTATTACTGGCACTAGTGAAATGCGGATTGATGGAGAGGTGGAATATCTATTGGTAAGAgagtgaaagaaagaaatgtaaCCTTTGTGGGGACAATTACGGAAATTTAGAGCACATGAAAAAAGAGTGGAATTACAAAGTAGGTTTGGTATAGGAGAGATAGCCAACAAAAGAGGAAAAGATAGGGTTGTCAACTTGGTGAGGAAAttgggaaagaaaaaaagaaaagagtgaAGAGATATGTAGGTAAAGATTTGTGCAATAGATAACAGAAAATagacatataataataattaataattaaatagatGATAGAAAGTAAATATGTGATAGTAAAATaagagtaaaataaaattgtgtGTCTGAGTGAGTGGATGTGTGTGTAAATGAATAAGTGAGAACacaaagaaatagagaaaataattCTGAACCAAATTCCTTTTGACCAGGAGACTGAAAATGAACTACTACTATTATTAGGTATTAATAGACTTCAATTTTGTCATACGACATACTTTAGTATTATTCtacaaaattgtattttatatacttgCTTTGAGATTTCCTTGTTGAGTGTATATGcaactttctttttcttttagtaAAACTTCCAAATGTTTATTCATATCATGTAATTCTTCTAACTCAGCATCTCTTACCTAGAAATTAAATACGattgtataaattataatataactatataaattattaagttAATATATCATACACAGAGTTCATTTTTCAAAACTATAATTTCAGAATCTTTCTGGATGATAATCCCTTTATGAACGCTATTATGTAGATCAAAATCAGATTCTGTTTCCATTTCAGTGTCAGACTCAGTTAGACTTTCAATATCTTGTGAACTATTACTGCAAGAAGCATCACATTCAAAACTTTGTTCCTTGTGATTATTTGTTTGTGAACTATTTTTGTCTAGATCTGCACTGTTATCTTCATTACTGAATTTTGATGTGAATGATGTTTGTGACATTGCCTAGacagaataatatttatataaaaatatattgtttaaATGACAAAAAGCACAATTATTTTCATACAGATATTGTTATAATTTTGTTTAGATATTTATCAACTTCATCGTCAATTTGTATTTCTATATCATGTGTTTCTGTGTTTACctgtaagtaaatattacatttatttaaataattttaattatagtaCTAATAGATTGATTATGATATAATGATACTACTTGTACAGCTACATCAATATATTCTATCCAAGATGATGTCTCTTTATTGTAATCTACAAAATTAAGATACAAATGAGAATttagaatataaaaaatttttaaata
Coding sequences:
- the LOC117163995 gene encoding uncharacterized protein LOC117163995 isoform X1 — its product is MSYVEHGPRIFLASKHNSGTPLMYGDYVLPKKRLEGRLKLHDSCSDIRAWSPNSLENSRYFRELNEHDSSMGKIIPFNVIIDNIIQLNPKAQNELQIVKKELKKYKTLKLTTKQEEQLQNLDNISKIKELPQKNNYTTGVLKGAFFNISKSGPIIQSNLLSIHTPCKRNSQSNTRNVSAITNQYNQLYSYSLTMFDPSLKNYNLIPSCRSTVRSLPSADYNKETSSWIEYIDVAVQVNTETHDIEIQIDDEVDKYLNKIITISAMSQTSFTSKFSNEDNSADLDKNSSQTNNHKEQSFECDASCSNSSQDIESLTESDTEMETESDFDLHNSVHKGIIIQKDSEIIVLKNELCVRDAELEELHDMNKHLEVLLKEKESCIYTQQGNLKMLHEKLYKLDHERNCEVEDLKKKLYSYKYLMEQLKQDLNEKCESCYLYSEEIEKLQLYVKETTTLRLEKELLLKKIQEMEQLVEKAEKYNITLDQLKNVLEERDELKKQNYEQNCILTNQEEKLNQLLKVIKELSISYNEQMETKNMLEVLKTEIQDKDIKIAQHKEELVSIKQEISDFFNKLKYVLNNLEELNGVCEEICNCSKCSLDIGEEANNILYNINIIIARFQSYKIESQNLLQQIGDLKHYIENDKLETFFDQNLKYMICEKLSCDSEVDSKNTSNAVI
- the LOC117163995 gene encoding uncharacterized protein LOC117163995 isoform X2; translation: MSYVEHGPRIFLASKHNSGTPLMYGDYVLPKKRLEGRLKLHDSCSDIRAWSPNSLENSRYFRELNEHDSSMGKIIPFNVIIDNIIQLNPKAQNELQIVKKELKKYKTLKLTTKQEEQLQNLDNISKIKELPQKNNYTTGVLKGAFFNISKSGPIIQSNLLSIHTPCKRNSQSNTRNVSAITNQYNQLYSYSLTMFDPSLKNYNLIPSCRSTVRSLPSADYNKETSSWIEYIDVAVQVNTETHDIEIQIDDEVDKYLNKIITISAMSQTSFTSKFSNEDNSADLDKNSSQTNNHKEQSFECDASCSNSSQDIESLTESDTEMETESDFDLHNSVHKGIIIQKDSEIIVLKNELCVRDAELEELHDMNKHLEVLLKEKESCIYTQQGNLKMLHEKLYKLDHERNCEVEDLKKKLYSYKYLMEQLKQDLNEKCESCYLYSEEIEKLQLYVKETTTLRLEKELLLKKIQEMEQLVEKAEKYNITLDQLKNVLEERDELKKQNYEQNCILTNQEEKLNQLLKVIKELSISYNEQVHYFYYIY